A window of Microcystis aeruginosa FD4 contains these coding sequences:
- the rplC gene encoding 50S ribosomal protein L3, giving the protein MSIGILGTKLGMTQIFDNKTGVAIPVTVVQAGPCPVTQVKTKKTDGYESIQVGYKTVKEKALNKPLLGHLAKAGVSPLRHLIEYRLEDASAYTLGQEITADIFQEGDLVDVAGTTIGRGFSGYQKRHNFKRGNMTHGSKNHRLPGSTGAGTTPGRVFPGKRMAGQYGATQVTIRKLSVVKIDSERNLILIKGAVPGKPGTLLNITPAKKFGK; this is encoded by the coding sequence GTGTCTATCGGTATCCTCGGTACAAAACTGGGCATGACCCAAATCTTCGACAATAAAACGGGGGTTGCCATTCCCGTCACCGTCGTTCAGGCAGGTCCTTGTCCCGTCACCCAAGTCAAAACGAAAAAAACCGACGGTTATGAATCCATCCAAGTGGGATACAAAACCGTCAAAGAAAAAGCCCTCAACAAACCACTGCTCGGTCATTTAGCCAAAGCCGGTGTCTCCCCCCTGCGGCATTTAATCGAATACCGCCTTGAGGACGCATCCGCTTATACTTTAGGCCAAGAAATTACCGCCGACATCTTCCAAGAAGGCGATTTAGTCGATGTGGCCGGAACCACCATCGGACGAGGTTTCTCCGGCTATCAAAAACGCCATAACTTCAAGCGCGGTAACATGACCCACGGTTCCAAAAACCACCGTCTTCCCGGTTCTACCGGTGCCGGTACTACCCCCGGTCGGGTCTTCCCGGGTAAGAGAATGGCTGGACAATACGGGGCCACCCAAGTGACCATCCGCAAATTGTCCGTGGTCAAAATCGATAGCGAACGCAACCTGATCCTGATCAAAGGAGCCGTCCCGGGCAAACCAGGAACCCTGTTAAACATCACCCCCGCCAAGAAGTTTGGTAAATAG
- the rplD gene encoding 50S ribosomal protein L4 — translation MVNYTVKNWQGEEAGTGTLELKTAKPETAKHLIHRVVVSHLAAARQGNASSKTRSEVRGGGRKPWRQKGTGRARAGSIRSPLWRGGGVIFGPKPRDFEVKVNRKEKRLALRTALIGQADNFIVVESFAEQFSQPKTKELTAALSRWGASPEEKILLILTEIPENVYLSGRNICNLKIIRADSLNVYDVILADRVIATAAALAKIEEVYGA, via the coding sequence ATGGTTAACTACACAGTCAAAAATTGGCAAGGGGAAGAAGCGGGAACAGGCACCCTGGAACTGAAAACCGCTAAACCCGAAACCGCCAAACACCTAATTCACCGCGTCGTCGTCAGCCATCTAGCGGCGGCCCGCCAAGGTAACGCCTCGAGCAAAACCCGCTCGGAAGTGCGCGGCGGTGGTCGCAAACCCTGGCGGCAAAAAGGCACCGGTCGGGCCCGGGCCGGTTCGATCCGTTCTCCCCTCTGGCGTGGTGGCGGTGTCATCTTCGGACCGAAACCCAGAGATTTTGAAGTTAAGGTCAATCGCAAAGAGAAAAGATTAGCCCTGAGAACCGCTTTGATCGGCCAGGCCGATAACTTTATCGTGGTTGAAAGCTTCGCTGAACAATTCTCCCAACCCAAAACCAAAGAACTGACCGCTGCCTTAAGTCGCTGGGGAGCCAGTCCAGAGGAAAAAATTTTGCTGATTCTGACGGAAATTCCCGAAAATGTCTATTTATCGGGACGTAATATCTGCAATCTCAAAATTATTCGCGCCGATAGTCTCAACGTCTATGATGTCATCCTAGCCGATCGAGTGATCGCCACCGCCGCAGCCCTAGCTAAAATTGAGGAGGTCTATGGTGCTTAA
- a CDS encoding 50S ribosomal protein L23 has product MVLKTEARQLADLILKPIVTEKATLLLEQNKYVFDVALKATKPEIQAAIELLFDVKVTKVNTSRPSRQKKRVGRFLGYKPQYKRAIVTLAAGDSIALYPDV; this is encoded by the coding sequence ATGGTGCTTAAAACTGAAGCCAGACAACTCGCCGATCTGATCCTAAAGCCGATCGTGACCGAGAAAGCCACCCTACTCCTAGAACAAAATAAATACGTCTTCGATGTCGCCTTGAAAGCGACTAAGCCGGAAATTCAAGCGGCGATCGAACTGCTGTTTGACGTGAAAGTAACGAAAGTGAACACCAGCCGCCCCTCTCGTCAGAAAAAACGCGTCGGCCGTTTCCTCGGTTACAAACCCCAATACAAACGCGCGATCGTGACCCTGGCAGCAGGCGACTCGATCGCCCTCTATCCCGACGTATAA